A section of the Sporomusaceae bacterium FL31 genome encodes:
- a CDS encoding mobilization protein — MSYFEFVGKNPRTLYGILKYVKNEEKTKHPLMYGFGLQPDSAYEEMKAVQKLWHQTNGRQYRQFFFSFDSNINLPDEILMKIGYEIGLYYANDYQILMTMHFNTSNIHIHYVLNTVNVYTGKKFRQTKLDLFNYKLYINQILSSYKLPLIEMHLTQAELLEIDLENDIAPTE; from the coding sequence TTGTCATACTTTGAATTTGTTGGAAAAAATCCAAGGACATTATATGGAATACTTAAGTATGTAAAAAACGAAGAAAAAACAAAACATCCTTTAATGTATGGATTTGGCCTTCAGCCAGACTCTGCATATGAAGAAATGAAAGCAGTTCAAAAATTATGGCATCAAACAAATGGTCGACAATATCGCCAGTTCTTTTTCAGTTTTGACAGCAATATAAATCTACCGGATGAAATTCTTATGAAAATCGGTTATGAAATAGGTTTATATTACGCAAATGATTATCAAATATTGATGACCATGCATTTTAATACCAGTAATATTCATATTCACTATGTGCTAAATACTGTAAATGTATATACAGGTAAAAAATTTAGACAAACAAAGCTAGACTTGTTTAACTACAAACTATATATAAATCAAATTCTAAGCAGTTACAAGCTACCGCTCATTGAAATGCATCTTACGCAAGCAGAACTGCTTGAAATCGATTTAGAAAACGATATTGCACCTACAGAATAG
- a CDS encoding site-specific integrase → MAGAIVDLGNNKWELRVSLGYDLNNKQIRKTKRITAKSRQAADKELAKFYVDVTNKPIAIASKVTFGEFIQIWEERYAKKLSNTTFYRNKAILDNRILPAFHQKILDKITATDVLRFIDSLRQVGMRMDGKETAALSDATVKMHYKLIRSIFNKAVQWQYASVNPCDTIAKEDLPKAKIQTHCQFVFINRSTSG, encoded by the coding sequence ATGGCTGGTGCCATCGTAGATTTAGGAAATAATAAGTGGGAGCTTCGAGTCTCTCTTGGGTATGACTTAAACAACAAGCAAATTCGCAAAACAAAAAGAATCACAGCAAAATCTCGCCAAGCTGCTGATAAAGAACTGGCAAAATTTTATGTAGATGTAACCAATAAACCTATAGCTATTGCTAGTAAAGTTACCTTCGGTGAGTTTATCCAGATCTGGGAAGAACGATATGCTAAAAAATTGAGCAACACTACATTTTACCGTAATAAAGCGATCCTTGATAATCGAATCTTACCAGCTTTTCATCAAAAAATTCTAGATAAAATTACTGCTACAGATGTTTTGCGATTCATTGATTCCCTTCGTCAAGTTGGTATGAGAATGGACGGCAAAGAAACAGCTGCTTTATCGGATGCCACAGTCAAAATGCACTATAAGCTGATACGTAGCATTTTTAACAAAGCAGTTCAATGGCAGTATGCATCGGTAAATCCATGCGATACTATTGCTAAAGAAGATTTACCAAAAGCAAAAATACAAACTCATTGTCAGTTTGTGTTCATTAACCGGAGCACGTCGGGGTGA